In Streptomyces sp. NBC_00448, the following are encoded in one genomic region:
- a CDS encoding glycoside hydrolase family 2 protein — MRASEQDGSYPRPMLCREQWSSLDGEWDFGYDDAAVGERESWFAAGDPAEGGPAAGGSGAGADPFDRRITVPFPPEAPASGVGETGRHPVVWYRRRVPHAVLVPDGPAEGAADRRALIHFGAVDHRARVWLDGRLVAEHVGGQAPFTADVTDALRPGAAEHVLVVRAEDDPVELAQPRGKQDWQERPHAVWYERTTGIWQSVWTESVPARHIVELAWTTDPARGVTAEVTLARPPAAPLAVDVVIRRGDQVLAETSAVLRGRRARIDVEIPALRNGIDREQLVWRPEHPVLLDARVTVRDPGEAGTGAGAGAGTSAGAVVDRVDSYVGVRSVGVGRGAFLLNGHPYYVRSVLNQGYRPRTLLANAGTGELRREVELTKAMGFNATRIHQKAEDPRFLFWADRLGLLVWGETAATYDFCGEAVETLTREWLDLVHRDRSHPSVVTWVPINESWGITDLARDPAQRHFSVALANLTRALDPTRPVVSNEGWEHADSDILGVHDYTADPAQLTARYGDAAAFDAVLAGPGPSGRALSLTAAQAERFAAGDAPLMVTEFGGLSLRADEGDFAYTYTSSDTQYAALLREMFGALLRSPLVAGFCYTQFMDTAQETNGLLFDDGTPKLPLESISEIVTGTKGGGSAPGDSE, encoded by the coding sequence GTGAGGGCGAGCGAGCAGGACGGGTCGTATCCGCGGCCGATGCTCTGCCGGGAGCAGTGGAGCAGTCTGGACGGCGAGTGGGACTTCGGGTACGACGACGCGGCGGTCGGCGAGCGCGAGTCCTGGTTCGCGGCCGGCGATCCGGCCGAGGGCGGTCCGGCGGCGGGCGGTTCGGGCGCCGGCGCCGACCCGTTCGACCGGCGGATCACCGTGCCGTTCCCGCCGGAGGCGCCGGCCTCCGGTGTCGGTGAGACCGGACGGCACCCGGTCGTCTGGTACCGGCGCCGCGTCCCGCACGCGGTCCTCGTGCCGGACGGCCCGGCCGAAGGCGCCGCGGACCGGCGGGCGTTGATCCACTTCGGCGCCGTGGACCACCGCGCGCGGGTGTGGCTCGACGGGCGGCTGGTGGCCGAACACGTCGGCGGGCAGGCGCCGTTCACCGCCGACGTGACCGACGCGCTGCGGCCCGGCGCCGCCGAGCACGTCCTGGTGGTCCGGGCCGAGGACGACCCGGTCGAGCTCGCGCAGCCGCGCGGCAAGCAGGACTGGCAGGAGCGGCCGCACGCGGTCTGGTACGAGCGGACCACCGGCATCTGGCAGAGCGTGTGGACCGAGTCGGTGCCCGCGCGGCACATCGTCGAGCTGGCGTGGACCACCGACCCCGCGCGCGGCGTGACCGCCGAGGTCACGCTCGCCCGCCCGCCGGCCGCCCCGCTCGCCGTGGACGTGGTGATCCGCCGCGGCGACCAGGTGCTCGCCGAGACCTCGGCCGTGCTCCGGGGCCGCCGGGCCCGGATCGACGTGGAGATTCCCGCGCTGCGCAACGGCATCGACCGGGAGCAACTGGTGTGGCGCCCGGAGCACCCGGTGCTGCTGGACGCCCGGGTCACCGTGCGCGATCCGGGCGAGGCCGGGACCGGAGCCGGAGCCGGGGCGGGCACCTCGGCCGGGGCCGTCGTGGACCGGGTGGACAGCTACGTCGGGGTGCGCTCCGTCGGCGTCGGGCGCGGCGCCTTCCTCCTCAACGGCCACCCCTACTACGTGCGTTCGGTGCTCAACCAGGGCTACCGCCCGCGCACCCTGCTGGCCAACGCCGGCACCGGGGAGCTGCGCCGCGAGGTCGAGCTGACCAAGGCGATGGGCTTCAACGCCACCCGTATCCACCAGAAGGCGGAGGACCCGCGGTTCCTGTTCTGGGCCGACCGGCTCGGCCTGCTGGTGTGGGGCGAGACCGCCGCGACGTACGACTTCTGCGGCGAGGCCGTCGAGACGCTGACCCGGGAGTGGCTGGACCTGGTCCACCGCGACCGCAGCCACCCGAGCGTGGTCACCTGGGTCCCGATCAACGAGAGCTGGGGCATCACCGACCTGGCCCGCGATCCCGCGCAGCGCCACTTCTCGGTCGCGCTCGCCAACCTCACCCGCGCCCTCGACCCGACCCGGCCGGTCGTCTCCAACGAGGGCTGGGAGCACGCCGACAGCGACATCCTCGGCGTGCACGACTACACCGCGGACCCGGCCCAGCTGACCGCGCGCTACGGCGACGCCGCCGCCTTCGACGCGGTGCTGGCCGGCCCGGGCCCGTCCGGCCGTGCCCTCTCGCTCACCGCGGCGCAGGCCGAACGGTTCGCCGCGGGCGACGCCCCGCTGATGGTCACCGAGTTCGGCGGGCTGTCGCTGCGCGCCGACGAGGGCGACTTCGCGTACACGTACACCAGCTCCGACACCCAGTACGCGGCGCTGCTGCGGGAGATGTTCGGCGCGCTTCTGCGCAGCCCGCTCGTCGCGGGCTTCTGCTACACGCAGTTCATGGACACCGCCCAGGAGACCAACGGGCTGCTCTTCGACGACGGCACCCCGAAGCTGCCGCTGGAGTCCATCAGCGAGATCGTCACCGGGACGAAGGGGGGCGGCTCCGCGCCGGGCGACTCCGAGTGA
- a CDS encoding phage tail protein → MLPAVFAEDDLAQRFVAGLDDVLAPIHNVLDCLDSYFAPSLAPADFTRWLGDWVGAETDGVEDITALRRAVAAAAHLHRIRGTRRGLAEVVRLAFGVEPEISESGAVAWNARPLGPVPGERRPHLHISIRLPDPDPSDQVRLDRLVAAARPAHMPYTVQVTAVERTSEGDRTKL, encoded by the coding sequence ATGCTGCCCGCCGTCTTCGCCGAGGACGACCTCGCGCAGCGCTTCGTCGCCGGGCTCGACGACGTGCTCGCCCCGATCCACAACGTGCTGGACTGCCTGGACTCGTACTTCGCGCCGTCGCTGGCGCCCGCGGACTTCACCCGCTGGCTCGGCGACTGGGTGGGTGCGGAGACCGACGGCGTCGAGGACATCACCGCGCTGCGCCGGGCCGTCGCCGCCGCCGCGCACCTGCACCGCATCCGCGGCACCCGGCGCGGCCTGGCCGAGGTGGTACGGCTCGCCTTCGGCGTGGAGCCCGAGATCAGCGAGAGCGGCGCCGTGGCCTGGAACGCCAGGCCCCTCGGCCCGGTGCCCGGCGAGCGCCGCCCGCACCTGCACATCTCCATACGGCTGCCCGACCCGGACCCCTCCGACCAGGTGCGGCTGGACCGCCTCGTCGCGGCAGCCCGCCCCGCTCACATGCCCTACACGGTCCAGGTGACCGCGGTTGAAAGGACCTCCGAAGGTGACCGGACGAAGCTATGA
- a CDS encoding MFS transporter, translating into MTTRAGTRPADGRARWPALLLHERARPDAVRGRPYAWRLAVATVCFGAFMGQLDASIVTLTYGGLRQRFDASPAAVEWVSLAYLLVLIALLVPAGRLSDAHGRKLLYLYGFAVFTAASAVCGLAPSLLMLVVFRGVQAVGAALMQANSVALVTTSAPRERMRAALGVQAAAQALGLALGPTVGGVLVSTLGWRWVFGVNVPIGVLALVAGHYLLPRTRERRSSGGFDWPGLALLAAATGGGLLGVSAASGLPVPGWAVVALFAVAAAAAWGFVVRQGRARTPLLDLALVRGRTVSLGLVGALSGYLVLFGPLVLVPVVLTGSGSSELITGLVLTALPAGFAAAATGGDRVLPRGLSDRGRCVLGAGVLTAATAALLVVPLTAGLLAVVLAVVGLGLGTFTPANNAMIMAAIPRRSSGTGGGLVNMARGLGTALGVALVTLALHLGERYGPAGGSLAGGTGAARWAAAVLVVAAAVAVAAAWFGPRAPGRRPDGNGDGGGTGAGDTDGAPGGSACAGTAPGEDAPQS; encoded by the coding sequence ATGACGACGCGTGCGGGGACCCGGCCGGCGGACGGGCGTGCGCGCTGGCCGGCGCTGCTGCTGCACGAGCGGGCCCGGCCGGACGCGGTGCGCGGCCGCCCGTACGCATGGCGGCTGGCCGTCGCGACCGTCTGCTTCGGCGCGTTCATGGGGCAGCTCGACGCGAGCATCGTGACGCTCACCTACGGCGGGCTGCGGCAGCGGTTCGACGCCTCGCCGGCCGCCGTGGAGTGGGTGTCCCTGGCCTATCTGCTGGTGCTGATCGCCCTGCTGGTACCGGCCGGACGGCTGTCGGACGCGCACGGGCGCAAGCTGCTCTACCTCTACGGGTTCGCCGTGTTCACGGCGGCCTCGGCGGTGTGCGGGCTGGCCCCCTCGCTGCTGATGCTGGTGGTGTTCCGCGGTGTGCAGGCGGTGGGTGCCGCGCTGATGCAGGCCAACAGCGTGGCGCTGGTGACCACGAGCGCGCCGCGCGAGCGGATGCGGGCCGCGCTGGGCGTGCAGGCGGCGGCCCAGGCGCTGGGCCTGGCGCTGGGGCCCACGGTCGGCGGCGTGCTGGTCTCGACGCTGGGCTGGCGCTGGGTGTTCGGGGTGAACGTCCCGATCGGCGTGCTCGCGCTGGTCGCCGGGCACTACCTGCTGCCGCGGACCAGGGAGCGGCGCAGCAGCGGCGGTTTCGACTGGCCCGGGCTCGCGCTGCTCGCCGCCGCGACGGGCGGCGGCCTGCTGGGGGTGTCGGCGGCCTCGGGCCTGCCGGTGCCGGGTTGGGCGGTCGTGGCGCTGTTCGCGGTGGCGGCCGCGGCGGCCTGGGGATTCGTGGTGCGGCAGGGCCGGGCGCGTACCCCGCTGCTCGACCTCGCGCTGGTCCGCGGCCGTACGGTCTCCCTCGGGCTGGTCGGCGCGCTCAGCGGGTATCTGGTGCTCTTCGGGCCCCTGGTGCTGGTGCCCGTCGTGCTCACCGGGTCCGGCTCGTCCGAGCTGATCACCGGGCTGGTGCTCACCGCGCTCCCGGCCGGGTTCGCGGCAGCCGCGACCGGCGGCGACCGGGTCCTGCCGCGCGGGCTGTCCGACCGCGGCCGGTGCGTGCTGGGCGCGGGCGTGCTGACCGCCGCGACGGCCGCGCTGCTGGTGGTGCCGCTGACCGCGGGCCTGCTGGCCGTGGTGCTCGCCGTCGTCGGCCTGGGCCTGGGCACCTTCACCCCGGCGAACAACGCGATGATCATGGCGGCCATCCCGCGCCGGTCCTCCGGCACCGGTGGCGGCCTGGTCAACATGGCACGCGGGCTGGGCACCGCACTCGGCGTCGCCCTGGTCACCCTCGCGCTGCACCTCGGCGAGCGGTACGGCCCCGCGGGCGGCTCCCTCGCCGGCGGTACGGGCGCGGCGCGCTGGGCGGCGGCGGTCCTGGTGGTGGCCGCGGCGGTGGCGGTGGCCGCCGCGTGGTTCGGTCCGCGGGCGCCGGGCCGGCGCCCGGACGGAAACGGGGACGGGGGCGGGACTGGGGCCGGGGATACGGACGGGGCGCCCGGCGGTTCCGCTTGCGCGGGGACGGCACCGGGCGAGGACGCGCCGCAGAGCTGA
- a CDS encoding MarR family winged helix-turn-helix transcriptional regulator — protein MSSQPTPELAASGDASDARRLTEAVTRLRRALRASIRTDYPWETLPMAQVELLQVLAERSPARVSELATRQRLANSTVSGLVGQMITSGLVTRDVDPGERRAAAVALTDAGREQLAAWTRAHERRLDSALGALDDADRAAVRAALPALFRLVDHLNDDPS, from the coding sequence ATGTCGTCGCAGCCGACCCCCGAACTCGCCGCGTCCGGTGACGCCTCGGACGCCCGCCGGCTCACCGAGGCCGTGACGCGGCTGCGCCGCGCCCTGCGGGCGTCGATCCGCACCGACTACCCGTGGGAGACCCTGCCGATGGCGCAGGTCGAACTCCTCCAGGTGCTGGCCGAGCGCTCCCCGGCCCGGGTCAGCGAACTGGCCACCCGGCAGCGGCTGGCGAACAGCACGGTCAGCGGCCTGGTCGGCCAGATGATCACGTCCGGCCTGGTCACCCGGGACGTCGACCCCGGCGAGCGGCGCGCCGCCGCCGTCGCGCTCACCGATGCCGGCCGCGAGCAGCTCGCCGCGTGGACCCGGGCCCACGAGCGGCGGCTCGACAGCGCGCTCGGCGCCCTCGACGACGCCGACCGCGCCGCCGTCCGCGCCGCGCTCCCCGCCCTGTTCCGCCTGGTCGACCACCTCAACGACGACCCGTCCTGA
- a CDS encoding NADase-type glycan-binding domain-containing protein — protein MTGRSYDAEPPRPRARTCAECGTQAGPDQSFCDGCGAVLGWAEPPAAGSARRPSEAPLSAAAAGAGPLPPPASEGAGAAGAGGSPPPPSGGGSPYTPPGSGAGAGAGRTGAEGSGPMPPRAGEGAGGRGFGGGAGQDVIEDPGAKSAAPIGGTGGGQESWGEVPRQGQPPVAEWQAAAGGPAPDAGAGAAGPGPGPGDPGARTDPMEDTLEQPPATDPQYPQYPQYPQAQQPPQPGQPPQPQQPPQSPSAEERARALLIPVADPQQRPTASPSVGAVMPGRPVASRPLVRTPGELPDDDGPAGCPWCQTGNRVERHFCRRCAMPMSGRPQDDLVRRPWWRRLLDFFRRRETPWAGDRPRLGRNLGRVVTWLVGAGAAALVVVGAMHIGDGVRATQDHFAKRASVVPDSVSASHSYQGHGPKLAFDEYNNTWWGPGISESGAGEWLEAKFIQPVHLLDLVITPGESTQPADLQKSAEPHQLDVTVTTADGRTIVRHITLDQGSGGQTVSFRATKVTSVRFTVVSSYGIDKKKQVAIAEIEFFGPKHAN, from the coding sequence GTGACCGGACGAAGCTATGACGCCGAGCCGCCCCGGCCGCGGGCACGGACCTGCGCGGAGTGCGGCACGCAGGCGGGTCCCGACCAGTCGTTCTGCGACGGGTGCGGGGCAGTGCTCGGCTGGGCGGAGCCGCCGGCCGCCGGCTCCGCGCGGCGCCCGTCCGAGGCGCCGCTGAGCGCGGCGGCCGCGGGCGCGGGACCTCTGCCTCCGCCGGCGAGCGAGGGCGCGGGCGCGGCGGGTGCCGGCGGCTCCCCGCCGCCGCCCTCCGGCGGCGGCTCGCCGTACACCCCGCCGGGGTCCGGCGCGGGTGCGGGCGCGGGCCGTACGGGAGCCGAGGGCTCGGGGCCGATGCCGCCGCGCGCGGGCGAGGGGGCCGGCGGCCGCGGCTTCGGCGGCGGCGCGGGACAGGACGTGATCGAGGACCCGGGCGCCAAGTCCGCGGCGCCGATCGGCGGGACCGGTGGCGGCCAGGAGTCGTGGGGCGAGGTGCCACGGCAAGGGCAGCCCCCGGTCGCCGAGTGGCAGGCCGCGGCCGGCGGACCGGCCCCGGACGCAGGTGCGGGTGCGGCCGGCCCAGGTCCAGGCCCAGGTGACCCGGGTGCCCGCACGGACCCCATGGAAGACACCCTGGAGCAGCCGCCCGCCACCGACCCGCAGTACCCGCAGTACCCGCAGTACCCGCAGGCGCAGCAACCACCGCAGCCGGGGCAGCCGCCGCAGCCCCAGCAACCGCCGCAGTCCCCCTCCGCCGAGGAGCGGGCCCGCGCCCTGCTCATCCCGGTCGCCGACCCGCAGCAGCGGCCGACGGCGTCCCCGTCGGTGGGCGCGGTCATGCCCGGCCGTCCGGTCGCGTCGCGGCCCCTGGTCCGTACGCCCGGCGAACTGCCCGACGACGACGGCCCGGCGGGCTGCCCCTGGTGCCAGACCGGCAACCGCGTGGAACGGCACTTCTGCCGGCGCTGCGCGATGCCGATGTCGGGGCGGCCGCAGGACGACCTGGTCCGCCGCCCGTGGTGGCGGCGGCTGCTGGACTTCTTCCGCCGGCGGGAGACCCCGTGGGCCGGGGACCGGCCGCGGCTGGGCCGCAACCTGGGCCGGGTGGTGACCTGGCTGGTCGGCGCGGGTGCCGCCGCGCTGGTGGTGGTGGGCGCGATGCACATCGGCGACGGGGTGCGGGCGACGCAGGACCACTTCGCCAAGCGGGCATCGGTCGTCCCCGACTCCGTGTCGGCGTCGCACTCCTACCAGGGCCACGGGCCGAAGCTGGCGTTCGACGAGTACAACAACACCTGGTGGGGGCCGGGCATCTCGGAGTCCGGGGCCGGGGAGTGGCTGGAGGCGAAGTTCATCCAGCCGGTGCACCTGCTGGACCTCGTCATCACCCCGGGTGAGTCGACCCAGCCGGCCGACCTGCAGAAGTCCGCGGAGCCGCACCAGCTCGACGTCACCGTCACCACCGCCGACGGCCGCACCATCGTCCGCCACATCACCCTCGACCAGGGCAGCGGCGGCCAGACCGTCTCCTTCCGCGCCACGAAGGTGACCTCGGTCCGGTTCACCGTGGTCTCCTCCTACGGGATCGACAAGAAGAAGCAGGTGGCCATCGCCGAGATCGAGTTCTTCGGCCCGAAGCACGCCAACTGA
- a CDS encoding MFS transporter, whose product MTTPGAGARPVRPWYALAAVVFAVGMAGTTLPTPLYGLYRQQLGFSEFMVTVVFAVYACGVITALLIAGDFSDLLGRRPVLLAGLGFSALSAVCFVSEGGLPLLFVGRLLSGFSAGLFSGAGTAAVTELAAPAQRGRAALAATAANMGGLGCGPMLAGVLAQYAPYPLRLPYLVHLGLLAVCCAIVWRLPETVRRRDPRPRLRPQGMAVPAQVRGVFAPAALAAFAGFSVLGLFTAVAPSFVAEYLGVHNLAVSGAVVLSVFLASMVGQSLMGRFGAARSLPLGCLVLMAGLVLIGCSLLAESLGLLVAGAVVSGVGQGLAFRGAVATVSRVAPAEQRGATISALFVAAYVGIALPVVGIGAVAVGVGLRSAGLIFVACVIAMSGAVAAYLLRRPLPSQ is encoded by the coding sequence ATGACGACTCCCGGCGCCGGAGCGCGCCCCGTCCGGCCCTGGTACGCCCTGGCCGCCGTGGTGTTCGCGGTGGGCATGGCGGGGACCACCCTGCCGACGCCGCTGTACGGGCTCTACCGTCAGCAACTCGGGTTCTCCGAGTTCATGGTGACCGTGGTCTTCGCCGTCTACGCCTGCGGGGTGATCACCGCGCTGCTGATCGCCGGCGACTTCTCCGACCTGCTGGGCCGCCGTCCGGTGCTGCTGGCCGGGCTCGGCTTCTCCGCGCTGAGCGCGGTGTGCTTCGTGTCCGAGGGCGGGCTGCCGCTGCTGTTCGTCGGGCGGCTGCTGTCGGGCTTCTCGGCCGGCCTGTTCAGCGGCGCCGGCACCGCCGCGGTCACCGAACTGGCCGCGCCCGCCCAGCGCGGGCGGGCCGCGCTCGCCGCGACGGCCGCCAACATGGGCGGGCTGGGCTGCGGGCCGATGCTCGCCGGGGTGCTGGCGCAGTACGCGCCCTACCCGTTGCGGCTGCCGTATCTGGTCCACCTGGGCCTGCTCGCCGTCTGCTGCGCGATCGTCTGGCGGCTGCCGGAGACGGTGCGCCGCCGCGATCCGCGGCCCCGGCTGCGCCCGCAGGGCATGGCGGTGCCGGCCCAGGTGCGGGGTGTCTTCGCGCCCGCCGCGCTCGCCGCCTTCGCCGGGTTCTCCGTGCTGGGCCTGTTCACCGCGGTCGCCCCGTCGTTCGTCGCCGAGTACCTGGGCGTGCACAACCTCGCGGTCTCCGGGGCGGTGGTGCTGTCGGTCTTCCTCGCCTCGATGGTCGGGCAGTCGCTGATGGGCCGGTTCGGCGCCGCGCGCTCCCTGCCGCTCGGCTGCCTGGTGCTGATGGCGGGTCTGGTCCTGATCGGCTGCTCGCTGCTGGCGGAGTCGCTGGGCCTGCTCGTCGCGGGCGCGGTGGTCAGCGGTGTCGGCCAGGGCCTGGCGTTCCGGGGCGCGGTGGCCACGGTGAGCCGGGTCGCGCCCGCGGAGCAGCGCGGCGCGACGATCTCGGCGCTGTTCGTCGCCGCCTACGTCGGGATCGCGCTGCCGGTGGTGGGCATCGGCGCGGTGGCGGTGGGGGTGGGACTGCGCAGCGCCGGCCTGATCTTCGTGGCGTGCGTGATCGCGATGTCGGGCGCCGTGGCGGCGTATCTGCTGCGCAGGCCGCTGCCGTCGCAGTGA
- a CDS encoding protein-tyrosine phosphatase family protein, translating to MSGTWEPAAAGVLRLPSGRLVRGRGLRNALPEGPPPDFAVHLLGRRPPPVEWEARWVHWPDFRLPSDRTAFAQALAELWRRAEDERVEIACGGGFGRTGTALACLAALDGVPGDEAVGYVRAHYSRRAVETPWQRRFVTAFARSRRP from the coding sequence ATGAGCGGTACGTGGGAGCCGGCCGCCGCCGGCGTGCTGAGGCTGCCGTCCGGACGGCTGGTGCGCGGGCGGGGGCTGCGCAACGCGCTGCCCGAGGGGCCGCCGCCGGACTTCGCCGTCCATCTGCTCGGGCGCCGGCCGCCGCCGGTGGAGTGGGAGGCGCGGTGGGTGCACTGGCCGGACTTCCGGCTGCCGTCGGACCGTACGGCGTTCGCCCAGGCACTGGCCGAGCTGTGGCGGCGGGCGGAGGACGAACGCGTGGAGATCGCCTGCGGGGGCGGGTTCGGGCGCACCGGCACCGCGCTGGCCTGCCTCGCGGCGCTCGACGGCGTCCCCGGCGACGAAGCCGTCGGCTACGTCCGCGCGCACTACTCCCGCCGGGCCGTCGAGACGCCGTGGCAACGCCGCTTCGTGACCGCCTTCGCCCGCTCCCGCCGGCCCTGA
- a CDS encoding class I SAM-dependent methyltransferase yields the protein MGEVASAEEYWDERYGGTERIWSGRPNVALVREVTGLAPGTALDLGCGEGGDAIWLAGQGWQVVGTDVSRRALERAAGHAEQAGVADRVEWRRHDLAVDFPAGRFDLVSAHFLHSPVEMPREAILRSAAAAVAPGGVLLVVGHAGWPAGEEPPDLDVHFPTPREVHASLELPPGGWELLVATEYEREFTDPEGRTRMRRDNTLKLRRAPALPSS from the coding sequence ATGGGCGAGGTGGCATCGGCGGAGGAGTACTGGGACGAGCGGTACGGCGGCACGGAACGGATCTGGAGCGGCCGGCCCAACGTGGCGCTGGTCCGCGAGGTGACCGGACTGGCGCCGGGTACGGCGCTCGACCTGGGGTGCGGGGAGGGCGGGGACGCGATCTGGCTGGCCGGGCAGGGCTGGCAGGTGGTCGGGACGGACGTCTCCCGGCGGGCGCTGGAGCGCGCGGCCGGCCACGCCGAGCAGGCCGGGGTGGCCGACCGGGTGGAGTGGCGCCGGCACGACCTGGCGGTGGACTTCCCGGCCGGCCGCTTCGACCTGGTGTCCGCGCACTTCCTGCACTCACCGGTCGAGATGCCGCGCGAGGCGATCCTCCGGTCGGCGGCGGCCGCGGTGGCCCCCGGCGGGGTGCTGCTGGTCGTCGGCCACGCGGGCTGGCCGGCGGGGGAGGAACCCCCGGACCTCGACGTGCACTTCCCCACCCCGCGGGAGGTCCACGCGAGCCTGGAGCTGCCGCCCGGCGGGTGGGAACTGCTGGTCGCCACCGAGTACGAGCGCGAGTTCACCGACCCCGAGGGCCGTACCCGGATGCGGCGCGACAACACGCTGAAGCTCCGCCGCGCGCCCGCGCTCCCGTCCTCCTGA
- a CDS encoding putative baseplate assembly protein, which produces MALPSPNLDDRRFQQFVDDAKRYIQQRAPEWTDHNVSDPGITLVETVAHMADQVVYRLNRVPEKNHLAFLDLIGITLFPPTAARTDVTFWLSAPVGEPVRLPTGTEVATARTESEEAVVFATETELTVVPCELEYLVVQHGEKAAVDRTSDLAEGGDLMCFSESPRPGDCMLLGLSSAVPHCAVALTLDSRVDGVGVDPRQPPLVWEAWTADGWTACEVDRDGTGGLNRPGEVVLHVPGGHTLSRTGRREAGWLRCRVTEPLAGQPFYTTSPTVRSVEAFTIGGTTGVVHAETVRDEVLGESTGLPGQRLRLAHSPVVGDVPALLLQVAGDNGWTDWEAVGHFAASGPYDRHVTLDAATGEIAFGPAVREPDGSLRQYGAVPPMGAAIRVRRYRTGGGRAGNVARGAIQVLRNSVPYVAEVVNREAAKGGVDGETVEEAKARAPITLRAQDRAVTLRDYEELARRAAPETARITCLAADPDEHGAHAVRVLVVPQAVTDPGGRLRFEQLVPDDALLERITDYLDDRRLIGTRLAVGPPYYQGVTVVATLHAFRGTDTELVRQRAHDALYRHLDPLTGGARGTGWAFGRPVQAGEVFAVLQRVPGVELVDQVLLHPADPLTGKRGDPTERIDLEPPSLVFSFDHRVRVIGGQE; this is translated from the coding sequence ATGGCCCTGCCCTCTCCCAACCTCGACGACCGCCGCTTCCAGCAGTTCGTGGACGACGCCAAGCGCTACATCCAGCAGCGCGCCCCCGAGTGGACCGACCACAACGTCTCCGACCCCGGCATCACCCTGGTCGAGACGGTCGCCCACATGGCCGACCAGGTGGTCTACCGGCTCAACCGGGTGCCGGAGAAGAACCACCTCGCCTTCCTCGACCTGATCGGGATCACCCTGTTCCCGCCGACGGCCGCCCGCACCGACGTGACGTTCTGGCTGTCCGCGCCGGTGGGCGAGCCGGTCCGGCTGCCCACCGGCACCGAGGTCGCCACCGCCCGCACCGAGAGCGAGGAAGCGGTGGTCTTCGCCACCGAGACCGAACTCACCGTGGTGCCGTGCGAGTTGGAGTACCTGGTGGTGCAGCACGGCGAGAAGGCCGCGGTGGACCGCACCTCGGACCTCGCCGAGGGCGGCGACCTGATGTGCTTCAGCGAGTCGCCGCGCCCCGGTGACTGCATGCTGCTGGGCCTGAGCTCCGCCGTCCCGCACTGCGCGGTCGCGCTGACCCTGGACAGCCGGGTCGACGGTGTCGGCGTGGACCCGCGGCAGCCGCCGCTGGTCTGGGAGGCGTGGACCGCGGACGGCTGGACTGCCTGCGAGGTCGACCGGGACGGCACCGGCGGCCTCAACCGGCCCGGCGAGGTGGTGCTGCACGTCCCCGGCGGCCACACGCTGTCCAGGACCGGGCGGCGCGAGGCGGGTTGGCTGCGCTGCCGGGTCACCGAGCCGCTGGCCGGCCAGCCCTTCTACACCACCTCGCCCACCGTCCGGTCGGTCGAGGCGTTCACCATCGGCGGCACCACCGGCGTCGTGCACGCCGAGACGGTCCGCGACGAGGTGCTGGGCGAGTCCACCGGGCTGCCCGGCCAGCGGCTGCGGCTGGCGCACTCCCCCGTGGTCGGCGACGTGCCCGCGCTGCTGCTGCAGGTCGCGGGGGACAACGGCTGGACCGACTGGGAGGCCGTCGGGCACTTCGCCGCGTCCGGCCCGTACGACCGGCACGTCACGCTCGACGCGGCCACCGGGGAGATCGCCTTCGGCCCCGCCGTCCGCGAACCCGACGGCAGCCTGCGGCAGTACGGCGCGGTGCCGCCGATGGGTGCCGCGATCCGGGTCCGCCGCTACCGCACCGGCGGCGGCCGGGCCGGGAACGTCGCGCGCGGCGCCATCCAGGTGCTGCGCAACTCCGTCCCGTACGTCGCCGAGGTGGTCAACCGCGAGGCCGCCAAGGGCGGGGTGGACGGCGAGACCGTCGAGGAGGCCAAGGCCCGCGCCCCGATCACCCTGCGCGCCCAGGACCGCGCGGTGACCTTGCGGGACTACGAGGAACTGGCCCGCCGCGCCGCGCCCGAGACCGCCCGCATCACCTGCCTGGCCGCCGACCCGGACGAGCACGGCGCCCACGCGGTGCGGGTGCTGGTCGTCCCGCAGGCGGTCACCGACCCCGGCGGGCGGCTGCGGTTCGAGCAACTCGTCCCGGACGACGCCCTGCTGGAGCGGATCACCGACTACCTCGACGACCGGCGGCTGATCGGCACCCGGCTCGCGGTCGGCCCGCCGTACTACCAGGGCGTGACCGTGGTGGCCACGCTGCACGCCTTCCGCGGCACCGACACCGAGCTGGTCAGGCAGCGCGCGCACGACGCCCTCTACCGCCACCTGGACCCGCTCACCGGCGGGGCCCGCGGCACCGGTTGGGCCTTCGGCCGCCCGGTGCAGGCCGGCGAGGTCTTCGCGGTGCTGCAGCGGGTGCCGGGCGTGGAACTCGTCGACCAGGTGCTGCTGCATCCGGCCGACCCGCTCACCGGCAAGCGCGGCGACCCGACCGAGCGGATCGACCTCGAACCGCCGTCCCTGGTCTTCTCCTTCGACCACCGGGTGCGCGTGATCGGGGGCCAGGAGTGA